The following is a genomic window from Spirosoma foliorum.
AAGCCTTTATTGGGAATAATTATACCAGTAACTCGTCCTGTCTTAAGATTATCAGGCCTAAATGGCTAGCTTTTCCGTAGTACGTCTATGATTTGCTGCATGCAACCGGTAAGTGCCTCTAACTGCTGATGCTGACAACCGCTACGGTTCTTTTAAAGCAACTTCCCGGACTATAAGACGATCAGCCAATGAGCCATATCCTGAGCCGTAGACAGGATACCCGCAGCCGTCCTAAAAAAGACCGGAAATTCAATAAAGGCAAGGCCAAGCGGGCCTTCTCGTCGCGGGGTAGCCATTTCCCATTGACATTCTTTACTCGGGTGTACCCACCCGCACTATTCGGAATGAAATCGCCTGAATCCCCAAATCGCGTCAAGGTCATGCCAACCACTTTAAACGGATTATCTTCAATAAACTGGGTGAAGGTACACCGCTCACGATTAGTACTATTCAATAGTGACAACCAAGTCAATAGGTGGGCTGTTACTGGGTTCTGCTATCTTTAATGAATCGTTGTTACCGCTCATTTCTAGCTTTATCGAAGGAATTTAGGCGACTGTCGATAACCAGACACTTGCTGCCTGTTAACGGGATAATTTAGTAGCTTCAGGAAGTCTGGACTTGTTTCGTAAAATTGACCAGTAAAATTAAGTTTAAGCTAGTGCTCTTCCAAAATAGTTTTTTTTGATTCTATTAGATTCTTTTGATACTAGATACCTGATTATCAGAATCGATAGAATCTATAGAAACTATAGAATCTAAATTGGAAAAGCACTAGTGTCCAGTAAAAAGTTGCAAGTCCATACTTAGGTTGATTCTTAATCTGTACACTTGTAAAGAGCGTAAGAATCAGCGACACTTATCGAATTGCCTGCTCAGTTTGTGTATCGAAGAAGTGAAGCTTATCAAGTTCCCAAAACAAAACAATCGGCTGACCGAACGTAACGGACGCCCCACCGGGAAGCTTAGCGACAAACCGACGGTCTTCAATTAGAAAATAGGCCAGGATTTCGCTACCCATATGCTCTATGGCGTCAATTAACGTTGCCATTTCAGCGGAGTAATTTTGTTGCGGCAAACCAATGGGCTGCTCCCGAATGTGCTCCGCCCGAATCCCAAGCGTTACCTCGCGGCCTTCATAAGCCACCAGGGCCGGCTGATGAATCGACGTTGACAAGTCAATCCGAACGGTACCCCCTGTACTTTCAAAACTTATTTTTTTATCTGAATTGACAATTCGACCGGACAGGAAATTCATTGGGGGTGAACCGATAAAACCGGCAACAAACAAATTAGCGGGCTGATTATACAGCACTAAAGGTATATCGTATTGTAGCACGTCGCCATTACGTAGTACCACAATCCGGTCGCCGAGAGTCATGGCCTCGATCTGGTCGTGAGTAACGTAAATCATCGTGGCCTGCAACTCGCGGTGAAGTTTTTGCAGCTCGATACGCGTCTGACCGCGGAGTTTGGCATCTAGATTACTGAGCGGTTCATCGAATAAGAATACTTGTGGATTTCGTACGATAGCCCGCCCAATAGCCACGCGTTGTCGCTGTCCACCCGACATATCTTTGGGCTTTCGATCAAGAAGATTCTCAATTTCCAGTATTCTGGCCGCGTTGGTCACGCGTTGTCGGATTTCAGTACTGGCCATGTTCCGTAACTTCAGCCCGAACGCCATGTTGTCGTAAACGGTCATGTGTGGGTAAAGCGCGTAATTCTGGAATACCATGGCAATGTCGCGGTCTTTCGGAGCACGATCGTTAATACGTTGTCCATCAATCAGCAGGTCTCCATCGGTGATATCTTCCAGACCGGCAATCATCCGCAACAACGTAGACTTGCCACAACCCGACGGCCCAACCAGCACGACAAATTCGCGGTCTTTAACGTCAATATTGACATCGTTGATCACCTTCGGTCCACCTGGGTAAGCCTTGGCAATGTGACGTAGTATAACTTCAGCCATTCGCTATTTATATTTTTCTAATGCTTTCACTGCTTCAGGATATTGTTCGAGTCGTTGAAATGCCCAGAGAGATTCGATGGTCGATTCGGCGCCTGAATTGCGATTAATCTGGTTACTTGAGATAATCCCATCGTAACCTCGTCCTGATGCCTGGTCGTACATAGGCGTATTGGCTACATTTTTTCCCAGAAACCAACTGGCCAGTTGCCCGGCTAAGTCGGCGTATCTAGCATCTTTCGTTTGATCAAATGCTTCCAGCGCAGCCCAGACCATCGGCCGAATACCATAGGCAATCTGCGAAACCTGACTGGATTTAATCGGTTTAACTTCAGTGCCGGGTTGTTGTACCGTAAACGATTCCAGAAAACCCAGTTGAATTAGATACGGGTAAAAATTATCAATTTCACGCTTGGCAGCTGCAATCCAGGTCGGTTTATTCAAGGCTTTTCCAACTCGTAATAAGGCATACGATTGATCACTTGCATAGGCATGCCAACTGTTATCAAAACTCAAAATCGCACCATATGGATATTTGCCTGCATCGCCGTATTGCATCGCCAGAATGCCATCACCCAGCAATTCAATCAGGTTCAGAACATCGGGGTTGGGGGTTTGCTGATAGAGATTAGCCAGAGAAATC
Proteins encoded in this region:
- a CDS encoding ABC transporter ATP-binding protein, translated to MAEVILRHIAKAYPGGPKVINDVNIDVKDREFVVLVGPSGCGKSTLLRMIAGLEDITDGDLLIDGQRINDRAPKDRDIAMVFQNYALYPHMTVYDNMAFGLKLRNMASTEIRQRVTNAARILEIENLLDRKPKDMSGGQRQRVAIGRAIVRNPQVFLFDEPLSNLDAKLRGQTRIELQKLHRELQATMIYVTHDQIEAMTLGDRIVVLRNGDVLQYDIPLVLYNQPANLFVAGFIGSPPMNFLSGRIVNSDKKISFESTGGTVRIDLSTSIHQPALVAYEGREVTLGIRAEHIREQPIGLPQQNYSAEMATLIDAIEHMGSEILAYFLIEDRRFVAKLPGGASVTFGQPIVLFWELDKLHFFDTQTEQAIR